A window of Hippoglossus stenolepis isolate QCI-W04-F060 chromosome 18, HSTE1.2, whole genome shotgun sequence contains these coding sequences:
- the rpl37 gene encoding 60S ribosomal protein L37, giving the protein MTKGTSSFGKRRNKTHTLCRRCGSKAYHLQKSSCGKCGYPEKRKRKYNWSAKAKRRNTTGTGRLRHMKVVYRRFRNGFREGTTPKPRRAAVAASSSS; this is encoded by the exons ATG ACGAAGGGGACATCTTCTTTCGGAAAGCGCCGCAACAAGACGCACACCTTGTGCCGTCGCTGTGGTTCCAAGGCCTATCACCTGCAGAAGTCCAGCTGCGGCAAGTGTGGCTACCCCGAGAAGCGCAAGAGAAAGT aCAACTGGAGCGCGAAGGCCAAGAGGAGGAACACCACTGGTACCGGCCGTCTGAGACACATGAAGGTTGTGTACCGCAGGTTCAG GAATGGTTTCCGGGAAGGCACCACCCCCAAACCCAGACGTGCTGCAGTGGCCGCCTCCAGCTCATcctaa